The following coding sequences lie in one Bacteroides helcogenes P 36-108 genomic window:
- the gltB gene encoding glutamate synthase large subunit, which yields MKEELFNNKTKVLLRQRQPRQKGLYDASNEHDACGVGMLVNIHGDKSHELVESALKVLENMRHRGAEGADNKTGDGAGIMLQIPHEFILLQGIPVPEKGRYATGLFFLPKAEEDRAAILSILIEEIEKEGLTLMHLHNVPTCPEILGETALAAEPDIKQVFITGFRDSETADRRLYIIRKRIENKVRLSDIPAREDFYIASLSTKNIVYKGMLSSMQLRSYFPDLTNSYFTSGLALVHSRFSTNTFPTWGLAQPFRLLAHNGEINTIRGNRGWMEARESVLSSPALGDIKEIHPIVQPGMSDSASLDNVLEFLVMSGLSLPHAMAMLVPESFNEKNPISEDLKAFYEYHSILMEPWDGPAALLFSDGRYAGGMLDRNGLRPARYLITKDDMMVVASEVGVMDFEPGDIREKGRLQPGKILLVDTEKGEIYYDGTLKRQLAEAKPYRTWLAANRIELDELKSGRKVSHSVENHNRMLRIFGYSKEDVEQLIVPMCTTGAEPVNAMGNDTPLAVLSDKPQLLYNYFRQQFAQVTNPPIDPIREELVMSLTEYIGAVGMNILTPSESHCKMVRLNHPILSNSQLDILCNIRYKGFKTVKLPMLFEAEKERAGLQESLAKLCKQAEESVTEGVNYIVLSDRDVNATYAAIPSLLAVSAVHHHLISVGKRVQTALIVESGEIREVMHAALLLGFGASALNPYMAFAVIDKLVTEKDVQLDYATAEGKYIKSVCKGLFKIMSKMGISTIRSYRGAKIFEAIGLSEELSNAYFGGLKSTIGGIRLDEVARDAIAFHDAGFAPQVDALLPNSGIYSFRKDGEKHAWNPETISTLQLATRLGSYKKFKEFTSSVDGKESPIFLRDFLGFRRAPISIDRVEPVENILKRFVTGAMSFGAISQEAHEALAIAMNTLHGRSNTGEGGEDSARFGTNMRSAIKQVASGRFGVTAEYLVNADEIQIKVAQGAKPGEGGQLPGFKVDEVIARTRHSIPGISLISPPPHHDIYSIEDLAQLIFDLKNVNPQARISVKLVAESGVGTIAAGVAKAKADLIVISGAEGGTGASPASSIRYAGISPELGLSETQQTLVLNGLRGQVTLQVDGQMKTGRDVVLMAMLGAEEYGFATAALIVLGCVMMRKCNRNTCPVGVATQNPELRKRFMGRSEYLVNYFTFLAQEVREYLAEIGVEKMDEIIGRTDLIVRKNEQHAGLNPKHALLDFSKLLARIDNGASIRHTIDQQHGIDRVKDVEMLHAAAQAVENKKEVSLEYTIANTDRACGAMLSGAIAARYGEKGLPEHTLNVKFKGSAGQSFGAFLVPGVNFKLEGEANDYLAKGLSGGRIAVMPPVRSNFEAEKNTIAGNTILYGATSGEVYINGRVGERFAVRNSGATAVVEGVGDHCCEYMTGGRVVVLGQTGRNFAAGMSGGVAYVWNKDGNFDYFCNMEMVELSLIEEASYRKELHELIRQHYLYTGSKLARTMLDNWNRYIDEFIQIVPIEYKKVLQEEQMRKLQQKIADMQRDY from the coding sequence ATGAAAGAAGAACTTTTTAACAACAAAACAAAAGTATTACTCCGCCAACGACAACCTCGACAAAAAGGCTTGTATGATGCCTCTAACGAGCATGACGCATGCGGAGTAGGCATGCTGGTCAATATCCACGGAGACAAGTCACATGAATTGGTGGAATCGGCACTGAAAGTGCTGGAGAACATGCGCCACCGCGGAGCCGAAGGCGCCGACAACAAAACAGGAGATGGTGCGGGCATCATGCTCCAAATACCCCACGAATTCATTTTGCTACAAGGTATCCCTGTGCCCGAAAAAGGAAGATATGCCACCGGTTTGTTCTTCCTCCCCAAAGCCGAGGAAGACCGGGCTGCCATACTGAGCATTCTCATTGAAGAAATAGAAAAAGAAGGACTCACACTGATGCACCTGCACAACGTACCCACCTGCCCTGAAATCCTGGGAGAAACCGCCCTTGCCGCCGAACCGGACATCAAGCAGGTATTCATCACCGGATTCCGTGACAGCGAGACAGCCGACCGCAGACTCTATATTATAAGGAAAAGAATAGAAAACAAAGTGCGCCTTTCCGACATTCCCGCCCGTGAAGACTTCTACATCGCCTCGCTCTCCACCAAAAATATCGTCTATAAGGGTATGCTCTCTTCCATGCAACTGCGCAGCTACTTCCCCGACCTGACGAACAGCTACTTCACCAGCGGACTGGCATTGGTGCACTCTCGCTTCTCCACCAACACTTTTCCCACCTGGGGTCTGGCGCAACCCTTCCGCCTGTTAGCACACAATGGTGAAATAAATACCATCCGCGGTAACCGCGGATGGATGGAAGCCCGCGAGTCCGTGCTTTCCTCACCCGCACTGGGCGACATCAAAGAGATACATCCCATCGTACAGCCGGGCATGAGCGACAGCGCTTCGCTGGACAACGTGCTCGAATTCCTCGTCATGTCCGGCCTCAGCCTTCCTCATGCCATGGCTATGCTCGTACCCGAATCCTTCAATGAAAAGAATCCTATCAGCGAAGATCTGAAAGCCTTCTACGAATACCATTCCATCCTGATGGAACCATGGGACGGGCCTGCCGCCCTACTCTTCAGCGACGGACGCTATGCAGGCGGCATGCTCGACCGTAACGGACTGCGCCCCGCCCGCTACCTCATCACCAAAGACGACATGATGGTAGTGGCCAGCGAAGTGGGTGTAATGGACTTCGAGCCCGGAGACATCAGGGAAAAAGGACGTCTGCAACCGGGAAAGATTCTTCTCGTGGATACTGAAAAAGGAGAAATATATTACGACGGAACTCTGAAACGGCAACTGGCCGAAGCAAAGCCTTACCGCACATGGCTGGCCGCCAACCGCATTGAACTGGATGAACTGAAAAGCGGACGTAAAGTGTCCCACAGCGTAGAAAACCATAACCGCATGCTGCGTATCTTCGGCTACTCCAAAGAAGATGTGGAACAGCTCATCGTGCCGATGTGCACCACCGGAGCCGAGCCCGTCAATGCCATGGGCAACGACACCCCGCTTGCCGTACTCAGCGACAAGCCGCAACTGCTGTACAACTACTTCCGCCAGCAGTTTGCCCAAGTCACCAACCCGCCCATCGACCCTATACGTGAAGAACTGGTGATGTCGCTCACCGAATATATCGGCGCCGTGGGTATGAACATTCTCACACCCAGTGAAAGCCATTGCAAGATGGTGCGGCTCAACCACCCCATACTGAGCAACTCCCAACTGGATATTCTCTGCAACATCCGCTACAAAGGATTCAAGACAGTAAAGTTGCCCATGCTCTTTGAAGCGGAAAAAGAGCGTGCCGGATTACAAGAATCTCTGGCAAAGCTATGCAAGCAGGCCGAAGAATCGGTCACCGAAGGAGTGAACTACATCGTACTTTCCGACCGCGACGTAAACGCTACCTACGCAGCCATTCCCTCGCTACTGGCCGTAAGTGCGGTACACCATCATCTCATCTCGGTAGGGAAACGCGTTCAAACGGCACTGATCGTAGAAAGCGGAGAGATACGCGAAGTGATGCATGCCGCACTGTTGCTGGGCTTCGGCGCCAGTGCCCTGAACCCCTACATGGCATTCGCCGTGATAGACAAGCTGGTAACCGAGAAAGATGTGCAGCTTGACTATGCCACGGCTGAAGGAAAATATATCAAATCCGTCTGCAAAGGGCTGTTCAAAATCATGAGCAAGATGGGCATCAGTACCATCCGTTCCTACCGTGGCGCAAAGATATTCGAAGCCATAGGACTGAGCGAAGAACTGAGCAATGCCTATTTCGGTGGGCTGAAGTCCACCATCGGCGGTATCCGTCTGGATGAAGTGGCACGTGACGCCATAGCTTTCCATGACGCCGGTTTTGCCCCGCAAGTGGATGCACTGCTCCCCAACAGCGGCATATACTCTTTCCGCAAGGACGGAGAGAAGCATGCCTGGAACCCGGAAACCATCAGTACACTGCAACTGGCCACCCGGCTGGGCAGTTACAAGAAATTCAAAGAGTTCACCTCATCGGTGGACGGCAAGGAGTCTCCCATCTTCCTGCGCGACTTTCTCGGCTTCCGCCGTGCACCGATATCCATTGACCGGGTGGAACCGGTTGAGAACATTCTGAAGCGTTTCGTCACAGGAGCCATGTCCTTCGGAGCCATCAGCCAGGAAGCGCACGAAGCACTGGCCATTGCCATGAACACCTTGCACGGACGCAGCAATACGGGCGAAGGCGGCGAAGACAGCGCACGCTTCGGCACAAACATGCGCAGTGCTATCAAGCAGGTGGCATCAGGACGTTTCGGCGTAACCGCCGAATATCTGGTGAACGCCGATGAAATACAGATCAAAGTGGCGCAAGGCGCCAAACCGGGTGAGGGCGGACAACTTCCCGGCTTCAAGGTGGACGAAGTAATAGCCCGCACACGCCACTCCATTCCGGGTATCTCACTCATCTCGCCTCCACCCCACCATGACATTTACTCCATCGAGGATCTGGCACAACTCATCTTCGACTTGAAAAACGTCAATCCACAGGCACGCATCAGTGTGAAGTTAGTAGCTGAAAGCGGTGTGGGAACCATTGCCGCAGGTGTGGCAAAAGCTAAAGCCGACTTGATAGTCATTTCGGGGGCCGAAGGCGGCACGGGAGCTTCACCCGCATCCTCCATCCGCTATGCCGGCATCTCGCCCGAATTAGGGCTGAGTGAAACACAGCAGACCCTCGTGCTGAACGGGCTGCGCGGACAAGTGACACTGCAAGTGGACGGCCAGATGAAAACCGGACGAGATGTCGTGCTGATGGCCATGCTCGGCGCCGAAGAATATGGATTTGCCACCGCCGCCCTCATTGTATTGGGATGCGTGATGATGCGCAAATGCAACCGCAATACCTGTCCCGTCGGTGTAGCCACACAGAATCCCGAACTGCGCAAGCGGTTTATGGGACGCAGTGAATACCTCGTCAACTATTTCACCTTCCTCGCCCAAGAAGTACGCGAATATCTGGCGGAAATAGGCGTGGAGAAGATGGATGAAATCATAGGGCGCACAGACCTCATTGTGAGAAAAAATGAACAGCATGCGGGTCTGAACCCGAAGCATGCCCTGCTGGACTTCTCAAAACTACTGGCACGTATCGACAACGGAGCTTCCATCCGCCACACCATCGACCAGCAACACGGCATAGACCGCGTGAAAGACGTGGAAATGTTGCATGCCGCCGCCCAAGCTGTGGAGAACAAGAAAGAAGTTTCACTGGAATACACCATAGCCAATACAGACCGTGCCTGCGGAGCTATGCTTTCAGGAGCTATCGCCGCCAGATACGGTGAGAAAGGCTTGCCGGAACATACACTGAACGTGAAGTTCAAAGGTTCGGCCGGACAAAGTTTCGGCGCTTTCCTCGTACCGGGCGTTAATTTCAAGTTGGAAGGTGAAGCAAACGACTACCTTGCCAAAGGCCTTAGCGGCGGCCGCATCGCAGTGATGCCTCCGGTGCGGAGCAACTTCGAAGCAGAGAAGAATACAATTGCAGGAAACACCATCCTGTACGGTGCAACAAGCGGTGAAGTATATATCAACGGCCGCGTAGGCGAACGTTTCGCTGTCCGCAACTCCGGAGCCACCGCCGTGGTGGAAGGTGTGGGTGATCACTGCTGCGAATACATGACCGGAGGACGTGTAGTTGTGCTTGGACAGACAGGGCGCAACTTCGCCGCCGGCATGTCGGGAGGCGTGGCCTATGTATGGAATAAGGACGGCAACTTCGACTACTTCTGCAACATGGAAATGGTAGAACTTAGCCTCATCGAAGAAGCCTCCTACCGTAAGGAACTGCATGAGCTTATCCGGCAGCATTACCTCTATACCGGCTCCAAACTGGCACGCACCATGCTCGACAACTGGAACCGATACATAGACGAGTTTATCCAGATAGTACCCATCGAATACAAGAAGGTGCTGCAGGAAGAACAGATGAGAAAACTGCAACAGAAGATTGCAGATATGCAGAGAGACTACTGA